TCCCCTCCGTGAGGAAGACCTCCGGGAGATATCGATATCGAGATATCGTGATGCTTTGCTTCTGGGGTTTGTTTGTGGGCTTGGGTGGTAACGCTTGTCACCTACTGCATGCCGACGTGTAGGGAGATATATGCACACGTACTACGCTACCCCTTGCCTTTCCTCTCGTCCTTTTCTGCAACCCAAATCGGCCGTCGTCGCGGGATGTGTATCAGTGGCGCGTGATACGGCCTCCGTCTTTGGGAGGGAGTGAGGAGATCACATGTGCACAAATTAATTCTGCTTGTTTTCCGGCCAGTACTTTCtagattttgttttcttgctatgtcTATTTCATATTCTAGAGTAATCCTCatttttttctaaaataaaaTATATTTCTTTTTTACACGCAGTTCTCCTGCATGGtttggaagaagaaaaaaaagtgtTTGTTTTGGGGGTGCTTTCTTCTCCTATTATTcggttcctcctttttcctcctaTCAACCTTTGCTGCTGTTATCCTGGCTTTTCGGGGCCCTTTTTAGCTGATTCATAAAGTTAGGGAatctctttttattttctctgtCTAAAAACGAATTAGTTTTAAGGGAACTGATAGCGCTTTAAAAAAATGAGACAAGTAGTACTGCACTAGGAGTACGGCAGAGCACACTGTATCATGATGCTTGACAACGGCTATTCCATCAGATTACCTTTCTAATGTCAGTCCCCCTCTAAACACTGTTTCCAGACAGCAACAACATAATCGAGAGCGAGGGCGGAGATCATGTCGCCGAACTCAACCGTAAGAAGGGGAAAAAACCCAAGCCCCTCAAGTGGAGATCAACCAACAGCGACATGAACAATCGTCGCGACGGCGAGGCCGAAGAAGGTTCCGACGGAGGCCGCGACGACACGGTCCTCTCCTCGCTGACCAGATCCACCACCGGCTGCGGCAGCCTGATCGGGAGGAAGAGGGCGAGGACCCTCGGAAAGGTGATGCCCTGCTTTGCCTTCCCTGAAGTGAAGTGGAGTGGAGCTCATTCAATCATTTTATTCCAAAATAGCAACGAAAAGGCTCACTCATTTGCCTCCTGTATTTGTTTATGCACGGCTTAATTTGCTTTTCGTTTTTTGCAAATTCAAAGGTAGCTGAGGACTGTGATGCTGTGGACCCGCCGGTTCCTAGGAAATTGAGATCAGGTACTACTAATCCCTGCATTTGGTGTCTCTTAAAGCTAGCAACAGGGACAGCTTTGTCCCTTTCTCTTTCCATCTTTACCTACTGATTTGCAGATAGCATTTAGGACCATCTCTGGCCAatggttctcagatttgatgatggCTAACCAACAACAATGCTAGTCTTTTTACAAAGTAATATAGTATTAATGATTTTTAATAGGGTATCTAACCTAGCTGGTCCCTGAACATACTGTTGATGATAGTGTTTCTGCTTTTGGGACATCAACGGTTTAGATGTTTTCTTAAGTAATTGTCAGAGCGCCAAGTTTACATTTCAATTCTGGGTCTCCTACTTTCAGCCATAATCAAGCGCGTCGGTCAGACTGTTCCTTCATCGCCGCGGCATGCCAAGAAGAGACGCCATCTTTCAGCTATCAGTGCTCAGATTTTCCACATGGATCATGAAACAAGAACCGATGATTCCATGGTATGTATCTTCTGTCTGAAAACTGCTTTTCATTTTGTCATAATCCAACACTTTGCAAGTGAACCACGGTTTCTTGTAGCCATCGAATTCTTTCACGGAAGAGGAGGAAGTACTTGCTGATACTTTGCTAGCACTATCCCAAATAGCCCCACCTTCTGAGCCAACAGCCGACACGGCGACGGAGCGAGATATCTCAAACACAAATGTTGCCTCAACTTCTTGTTCAGAAGGTTGCTGATCTTCACTATTTCCTGCAATTATCTATTTCATCATACTAGTAACTGAGGTTGTACAGTTTGAGTAATGTGCTGCATTGTAATTCAGGTGTGATCACTCCTACAGGAGCTATCAAGGAGGATGACaaaataactttgttgccaactgATGCTAACAAAGTGGTTCCGCAGTCTGGCTTTGCAGATCAACAAGTGGAACCAGCTGCTACTTCTAGTGTTCCACAACTAAAGCCTGCTCTAGGTGCTCCTCGCATCagcataaatcccgatcttcccaAAGATGGACAGATACAGGACCTTTCTTTGGGACTTTTTGCGAATTCGTCAAGTCCACCTAAAGAATCATTCAATAAAAGGTGGGGAATTGCTTCGCCGATATCCTCGGTTCTCTTACGTTGTCACATTGTTGATGGTATTCTCATGTCTACTTCTGTTTACAGCGCTTGGAAGAAGCCGAAGGCACATTTTGATGGTAGTCTAAGTCTAACTAACCACACAAACAAGGAGGCTCCTCACTGGCTGGTAttgcttcttctttttttgctCTCTGAAAGTACTGTTGTAATTTCCATTTTGTCCGAATGTTTCATGAACTCCCCACAATATATTTTTTTATACAGATGAATCACAATAAATCTGGCTTTGCGGTACATGACAGAACAAAATATGAGAATAACAGTGCCAAAGGTAAATCCTAGTTTCAGAATGCCATGACAAGTATTTTATGACACGCCATTGTACTAAAATGCTGGcgatgctgctattacttgttagctAATCTGTTGTTGTTATGGCTGTATGCATCGtctagatgcagaggccgggggtatatcctccttttctaaaaaaaaaaaaaaagctaaTCTGTTGTTACATCATCCCCATCAGAAGTTACGCCTGCCATCCAGGCTCCGCTACCTTGTACATCAACTGGGTCTTCGAAAAAGTAAGTTGGTGCCTAAAACTTGATACTGTTTCCTACACTCTTGTTAGTTGTTAAGAAGAGCGTTAACGTATGTTGTTTTCCAGGCCCTCTTCAAGTATATTGAGTGGATGCACAATATCTGGCACTGAAATTACTACAGCCTGGGCAACTGCAAATAATGACAAGGTCAAGTATTTTATCAACTCTACTTTTAATGAAACAAATTGGCCCTTCTACTCAATTATCTTTTCCCCTTACTGAATATATGATACACTAAAATCAAACCCAAGTTGGTTGCTCAAGTTATATAGATATTCTTACTCCTGAAAGGATTTACCTGTACATAACTAAATGTTGAGCTTGAACCCTTTGACCGTTGAGCTGACAAATGCATCCTTTTTATTCACAGCTTTCCCTTCCTGTAAACGGTGGCCCTGCAAAGACATGGAAGAGAAGTGTTAACCATGTCTATGTGAGCCATCTCATCCAAAACCATTTGGACAAAGAGAAGGCATCACAAAACCAAGTAATCGCCCAGGAAAGATCACGCAGCCGCATTTCGAGCTCTCCAAGCGGCTCCACATTGAATAAGAATGGCATGCATTTCGACGCAAGGATCCCAGTTCAGCCTTCCGTCGGGGTTTGCGACATGGCTCCTGGCCGGCAAGCAATGGTGAGCATGACCGCATTTCGATCCGCACCGCGCTACTACTCCAGTTTCTTCTGTGATCCTGTCTTGACATGCATGTCCTGCTGCTTCTTTCAGGTGAGCAACGATTTCATGAACATGCCCACCTCGGCGGCGTTCTCGGGGCCGCAGTATGTTCAGTATATACATCCCCAGATGATCACCGCCCACCGCGGTCCGGCGCCGTATCCGTCGTATTCGCATCTCCCTTGTAGCAGCAGAGGGAATGTGGCGCCCGCGATGTCGATCCAGcaggttctctctctctctctctttgcacATCGTTTCTGAACTTGTCAAATAGAGGTGTCAGCAAATGCAGCCATCTTAGCCCTGACCATAACAGAAACAGAGACCTCACTGCATCTTGTTTACCAATGTCGGCCAGCAGCAGATGCAGCAGTACATGTGCAGCCCGGGCTACGCGCCGCACCCCGGCGCGCCGGCGGGCCAGGGCGCCGTGAAGCTCCAGCAGTTCGCGCCGActccgcagcagcagcagcagcagcagatgtgGCAGTTCCATTTCTCCCAGTACCAGCCGAGGCAGGCAGCGGAGGGCGCTGCCGCGGCGTGGCAGAACGGCCGGCTCCGGGACGTGCCGTCGTCCGGCTCCATGCGGCCGATGCAGGCGCTCCATGCTCCCCCGGCGATGGCGCCGCCGCAGATGGAGCTCCTCTGCGGGCCGTaccaaggcggcggcggcggggccaggCGGCCGCCGCAGCTGAGGCTGATCTAGCGGCGAGTGATGTGTGTAGATCTTAAGGAAAGGAGATGGTCGGTCCGTGGCGCCGCGTTTACTTTGACTTTGACGACAGAGGGTGGTTCTGAGAAAAATTATAGCGGTGGTGTGATGTGACATGGGAGCGGCTGAGGCCGGGAGGGGGACAAATTTAACTGTGATTAGCATAATTTTATGTTCATTGACCCGTTTAAAAGTTTTAATAATGTGAAAATTGGGGATACTGTAGTTTTCAGCAGTGTTTCTTGTGGAATTAATGGCTGATAGAATCAAGTCGGTTAATTGACTAAAACCATCATAATTACGTGTTATTCCCTCCATAATAAGTGATTTAAACGTCCTTATATTTTGTTAGGGAGTACTTCACAAAAAACATCAAATCGCTACtcgctccgtcacggtttagagcatggttaatactatagccaactgctggctataagtcatcttataacccatcttatagttagctataaaagagtactatttttattttatatgacacacctttcattctcacaaagtactaggagcacgtgctagagctagctcttcacgaagagtccgcttcccttctctctcatcttctctcatcaaactcagcaaaaatatagtattctaATCCTTACAGCTCGCtgcctgtaccttattgtacttgctcttagaagGCGTGCATGAAAATTTTCtagaacctaggtggttattgattggctgtgaaatgagttaaaaatagcattcacactacgcatgcatataaaatagTACAACGGAATACTAATTAGAAGCTAAGAGTAAATGCAATGtgtcttaaaccttgtctattgtgaaaatgcacgtaaatttaaccgtgccttctaaaccgtgacggaggtaaTAGCAATTAACAGTAACTGCCCGTGGAGACCGATGTTAGATGGCATACGTTTTAGACGCGTGGACCAACCAAACGGTTGGTCAGTCACTCCATTTCCTTCACATAACCCTCTTCCTCGTTCCTCTCTGTCGTCGCCACCACCACACCAGCTAACTCATCGCTTGTATCGCTTGTTATCGCAACGATGGTCTCATGGGATGATAGCGATACAAGCTTGGTGTCCCTAAATCGCTGTCGGAACAACATGACTGCAAGTCCTACATGAGGTTGAGTCCTCCTCTCCAAAGTAtggttagggtttctggaattggTTTTtgtatctcatctttgacttgtcCAATCTTCGATTTTGGTTGCTTGTTCGTGCTATTTTCGTGCCCAATCATAACATAGGACTTGGATTGATGAGGCAGGTTTAATACAAGACAAGTGTTTTGCATCCATAAGCTGTCGGCAGGGAGGTTTCTTGTATTTGAATTTTGAAGGCATGAACACTGGGAAGTGCTTGTATTTGAACTTTGAAGGCATGAACACCGGGAAGTGATGATCACAAGTGAAGGCatatgggaagatctttgcaaggcatatggatttcaggagggtatagaaatcaccttcgatcttcgtcctgaagataatatgccacacaacatcgacatttgggtggttgtcgatgatatgcttcctgttttacctccatatgagtttctcaaccatatttgtcaagtaatttgcatttatatttagaaatagttggtgtagtcaacctgttttcctttcgcaatttacatgtcatgtggtgttcatcgtctattaaaactttgaccacacgttgcaggttcctagttat
This genomic stretch from Hordeum vulgare subsp. vulgare chromosome 6H, MorexV3_pseudomolecules_assembly, whole genome shotgun sequence harbors:
- the LOC123401674 gene encoding uncharacterized protein LOC123401674 isoform X3, producing the protein MRDSNNIIESEGGDHVAELNRKKGKKPKPLKWRSTNSDMNNRRDGEAEEGSDGGRDDTVLSSLTRSTTGCGSLIGRKRARTLGKVAEDCDAVDPPVPRKLRSAIIKRVGQTVPSSPRHAKKRRHLSAISAQIFHMDHETRTDDSMPSNSFTEEEEVLADTLLALSQIAPPSEPTADTATERDISNTNVASTSCSEGVITPTGAIKEDDKITLLPTDANKVVPQSGFADQQVEPAATSSVPQLKPALGAPRISINPDLPKDGQIQDLSLGLFANSSSPPKESFNKSAWKKPKAHFDGSLSLTNHTNKEAPHWLMNHNKSGFAVHDRTKYENNSAKEVTPAIQAPLPCTSTGSSKKPSSSILSGCTISGTEITTAWATANNDKLSLPVNGGPAKTWKRSVNHVYVSHLIQNHLDKEKASQNQVIAQERSRSRISSSPSGSTLNKNGMHFDARIPVQPSVGVCDMAPGRQAMVSNDFMNMPTSAAFSGPQYVQYIHPQMITAHRGPAPYPSYSHLPCSSRGNVAPAMSIQQQQMQQYMCSPGYAPHPGAPAGQGAVKLQQFAPTPQQQQQQQMWQFHFSQYQPRQAAEGAAAAWQNGRLRDVPSSGSMRPMQALHAPPAMAPPQMELLCGPYQGGGGGARRPPQLRLI
- the LOC123401674 gene encoding uncharacterized protein LOC123401674 isoform X1; amino-acid sequence: MVVDMEEEKKKLAAVVGVTRRHVISSGSGSSLSSPPSLPPPAAAADSNNIIESEGGDHVAELNRKKGKKPKPLKWRSTNSDMNNRRDGEAEEGSDGGRDDTVLSSLTRSTTGCGSLIGRKRARTLGKVAEDCDAVDPPVPRKLRSAIIKRVGQTVPSSPRHAKKRRHLSAISAQIFHMDHETRTDDSMPSNSFTEEEEVLADTLLALSQIAPPSEPTADTATERDISNTNVASTSCSEGVITPTGAIKEDDKITLLPTDANKVVPQSGFADQQVEPAATSSVPQLKPALGAPRISINPDLPKDGQIQDLSLGLFANSSSPPKESFNKSAWKKPKAHFDGSLSLTNHTNKEAPHWLMNHNKSGFAVHDRTKYENNSAKEVTPAIQAPLPCTSTGSSKKPSSSILSGCTISGTEITTAWATANNDKLSLPVNGGPAKTWKRSVNHVYVSHLIQNHLDKEKASQNQVIAQERSRSRISSSPSGSTLNKNGMHFDARIPVQPSVGVCDMAPGRQAMVSNDFMNMPTSAAFSGPQYVQYIHPQMITAHRGPAPYPSYSHLPCSSRGNVAPAMSIQQQQMQQYMCSPGYAPHPGAPAGQGAVKLQQFAPTPQQQQQQQMWQFHFSQYQPRQAAEGAAAAWQNGRLRDVPSSGSMRPMQALHAPPAMAPPQMELLCGPYQGGGGGARRPPQLRLI
- the LOC123401674 gene encoding uncharacterized protein LOC123401674 isoform X2: MVVDMEEEKKKLAAVVGVTRRHVISSGSGSSLSSPPSLPPPAAAADSNNIIESEGGDHVAELNRKKGKKPKPLKWRSTNSDMNNRRDGEAEEGSDGGRDDTVLSSLTRSTTGCGSLIGRKRARTLGKVAEDCDAVDPPVPRKLRSAIIKRVGQTVPSSPRHAKKRRHLSAISAQIFHMDHETRTDDSMPSNSFTEEEEVLADTLLALSQIAPPSEPTADTATERDISNTNVASTSCSEGVITPTGAIKEDDKITLLPTDANKVVPQSGFADQQVEPAATSSVPQLKPALGAPRISINPDLPKDGQIQDLSLGLFANSSSPPKESFNKSAWKKPKAHFDGSLSLTNHTNKEAPHWLMNHNKSGFAVHDRTKYENNSAKEVTPAIQAPLPCTSTGSSKKPSSSILSGCTISGTEITTAWATANNDKLSLPVNGGPAKTWKRSVNHVYVSHLIQNHLDKEKASQNQVIAQERSRSRISSSPSGSTLNKNGMHFDARIPVQPSVGVCDMAPGRQAMVSNDFMNMPTSAAFSGPQYVQYIHPQMITAHRGPAPYPSYSHLPCSSRGNVAPAMSIQQQMQQYMCSPGYAPHPGAPAGQGAVKLQQFAPTPQQQQQQQMWQFHFSQYQPRQAAEGAAAAWQNGRLRDVPSSGSMRPMQALHAPPAMAPPQMELLCGPYQGGGGGARRPPQLRLI